The following proteins come from a genomic window of Chryseobacterium glaciei:
- a CDS encoding TetR/AcrR family transcriptional regulator, whose amino-acid sequence MPRKVVQGPIRDKEKTKQKLLAAVGKILRVKGYSGLKVSKIAAVAGFDKKLIYEYFGSTDKLIDEYIKSQDYWTKFNQNVEVDISDGGKELSKIALLNQFDNLKKNKELQKIILWELSESKPILRKLVEQREEVGDMLFQHITDPHFGENATRYRAIMALIISGAYYLNLYTGYNANKFCGIDMKTDEGRAEIEKAIVELIDFAYEDKK is encoded by the coding sequence ATGCCCAGAAAAGTTGTGCAAGGTCCCATTAGGGACAAAGAAAAAACTAAACAGAAATTACTTGCCGCAGTTGGTAAAATTTTAAGAGTAAAAGGTTACTCAGGTTTAAAAGTAAGTAAGATCGCTGCCGTTGCAGGTTTCGATAAAAAACTTATCTATGAATATTTTGGAAGTACTGATAAGTTGATCGATGAGTATATCAAATCTCAGGATTATTGGACAAAATTCAATCAGAATGTAGAAGTTGATATTTCAGATGGAGGTAAAGAATTGTCAAAAATTGCTTTGCTTAACCAGTTTGATAACTTGAAAAAAAATAAAGAACTTCAAAAAATCATTCTTTGGGAACTTTCAGAAAGTAAACCGATTCTTAGAAAATTAGTAGAACAGCGTGAAGAAGTAGGAGATATGTTGTTTCAGCATATTACAGACCCTCACTTTGGAGAAAATGCTACTAGATACAGGGCAATTATGGCGCTAATTATTTCTGGAGCATATTACTTAAATCTTTATACAGGTTACAACGCAAACAAGTTTTGTGGTATCGATATGAAGACTGACGAAGGTAGAGCAGAAATTGAAAAAGCTATCGTTGAGTTGATCGACTTTGCTTACGAAGATAAAAAATAA
- a CDS encoding aminotransferase class I/II-fold pyridoxal phosphate-dependent enzyme, with amino-acid sequence MNINFTTATFKDFENIPDHNISQRAEIFYEFLEYMKSNGHMNYRLKNTTGTNSLVHVNIANQDREYVSFVSSDYLGFTQHPKVKQAAIEGIQKYGTGTGATPLIGGYFDYHNDLEKKISSFFGRKEEEAVVFTTGYTANSATLQCLMQKEDIAILDMAVHASVHEGCAYTNKKTFPHNNLEALEHILKTSENLYRTKLVVIDGVYSQDGDTSHVKEIYALVKKYNAFLMVDDVHGVGILGETGRGTLEEADLLDKVDIITGTFSKTFGNLGGYVIADKKIAAILRFQSKQQIFSATAPPSSAGIIKAIELIDEEPIWRQKLWDNINYFKKGLDDLGLDTGVTRSAIVPVKIGDPYVTGDVGRLLIERGIYTNPILYPAVPRKDARIRMSVMARHEKEHLDKTLNAFEDINKKLHIAKK; translated from the coding sequence ATGAACATTAACTTTACAACAGCCACATTTAAGGATTTTGAGAATATTCCAGACCATAATATATCTCAAAGAGCAGAGATTTTTTATGAATTTTTAGAGTACATGAAGTCCAACGGCCACATGAATTACAGATTGAAAAATACAACAGGAACCAACTCATTAGTTCACGTAAATATTGCCAATCAGGATAGAGAATATGTGAGCTTTGTTTCCAGTGATTATTTAGGATTTACACAACATCCGAAAGTAAAACAGGCCGCAATTGAAGGAATTCAGAAATATGGAACCGGAACGGGGGCAACTCCGCTTATCGGCGGATATTTTGATTACCATAATGATCTGGAAAAAAAGATATCTTCTTTTTTTGGAAGAAAAGAGGAGGAAGCTGTAGTTTTTACTACAGGATATACAGCTAATAGTGCTACATTGCAATGTTTAATGCAGAAAGAGGATATCGCTATTTTAGACATGGCAGTACATGCAAGTGTACATGAAGGTTGTGCCTACACAAATAAAAAAACGTTTCCTCACAATAATTTAGAAGCTTTGGAACACATTTTGAAGACTTCAGAAAACCTTTACCGTACAAAACTCGTAGTTATAGATGGAGTGTATTCACAAGATGGGGATACTTCGCATGTAAAAGAGATTTATGCGCTAGTAAAAAAGTATAATGCTTTTTTAATGGTAGACGATGTACATGGGGTTGGAATTTTAGGAGAAACGGGAAGAGGAACGCTTGAAGAAGCCGATCTATTAGATAAAGTAGACATTATTACAGGAACGTTTAGTAAGACTTTTGGTAATTTGGGAGGATATGTAATTGCAGATAAGAAAATAGCGGCAATTTTGAGATTCCAGTCTAAACAACAGATTTTTTCTGCAACGGCACCGCCTTCTTCTGCAGGAATTATTAAGGCCATTGAGTTAATTGATGAAGAGCCTATCTGGAGACAGAAGCTTTGGGATAATATTAATTATTTCAAAAAAGGGTTGGATGATTTGGGATTAGATACAGGAGTTACACGTTCTGCGATCGTTCCGGTAAAAATTGGAGATCCTTATGTAACAGGAGACGTCGGAAGACTACTCATTGAAAGAGGAATTTATACAAACCCGATTTTATATCCTGCCGTTCCTAGAAAAGATGCGCGTATCAGAATGAGTGTAATGGCGAGACATGAAAAAGAACATCTTGATAAAACGCTGAATGCGTTCGAAGATATAAACAAAAAATTGCATATTGCAAAAAAATAA
- a CDS encoding response regulator transcription factor, whose amino-acid sequence MEILDTLNKTLLNKNGSTCLLDIEIYKQQASMYSQIENIVSVLSDMQANKSYVYTSKSALELGLNFKENPTVIDSIWEEEILKKIHPDDKLKKYIHELRFFKLMDSLKPEERINYNVVSRIRMKDKNEEYRFVQHRMFYTYSPYNNKLRFALCLYSIALDQSILSPSDFLIINSTKGEVVVEDKLNYKNILSQRELEVLKFVGEGFTSKEIADFLFISVNTVSRHRQNILEKLNVKNSIKAFNDSFY is encoded by the coding sequence ATGGAGATATTAGACACGCTTAACAAAACACTGCTGAACAAAAATGGAAGTACCTGTCTGTTGGATATTGAGATATATAAACAACAGGCATCAATGTATTCTCAAATTGAAAATATTGTTTCAGTATTGAGTGATATGCAGGCGAACAAAAGCTACGTCTATACTTCAAAATCTGCGTTGGAATTAGGTTTAAATTTTAAAGAAAACCCAACCGTTATAGATTCAATTTGGGAAGAAGAGATCTTAAAGAAAATCCATCCTGATGATAAACTGAAGAAATACATTCACGAATTACGTTTTTTTAAACTCATGGATTCGCTTAAACCTGAAGAGCGTATTAATTATAATGTTGTATCCAGAATCAGGATGAAAGATAAAAATGAAGAATACAGATTTGTGCAGCATCGTATGTTTTACACTTATTCACCCTACAATAATAAGCTGAGGTTTGCGCTTTGTCTGTATAGTATTGCTTTAGATCAGTCGATTCTCTCACCATCGGATTTTTTAATTATAAATTCTACAAAAGGAGAAGTGGTGGTTGAGGATAAATTAAACTACAAAAATATCTTGTCTCAAAGAGAATTGGAGGTCTTGAAATTCGTAGGTGAAGGTTTCACAAGCAAAGAAATTGCAGATTTTCTTTTTATAAGTGTAAATACCGTCAGCCGTCATCGCCAAAATATCCTGGAAAAACTGAATGTAAAAAACTCAATCAAGGCATTTAATGATAGCTTTTATTAA
- a CDS encoding DUF1349 domain-containing protein — MKRIILSFCVLLLAQKSFAQTLEKMTWFNEPEKWEIKNNVLSMFVTPQSDYWRISHYGFTVDDAPFYYTTYGGEFEAKVKITGNYKARFDQMGLMLRIDKDHYIKAGVEFVDGKYNLSTVVTHTTSDWSVITLDKTPPAVWIKAVRRLDAVEIFYSFDDKNYILMRNAHLQDNTPVMVGLMAACPDGNGFNATFENFKVKHLPDERRLQWLENHK; from the coding sequence ATGAAGAGAATAATTTTAAGTTTCTGTGTACTTCTATTGGCTCAGAAAAGCTTTGCTCAGACGTTAGAAAAAATGACATGGTTCAACGAACCTGAAAAATGGGAAATTAAAAACAATGTTTTATCAATGTTTGTTACTCCACAAAGTGATTACTGGAGAATTTCACATTATGGCTTCACTGTAGACGATGCGCCTTTCTATTATACCACTTATGGCGGAGAATTTGAAGCGAAAGTAAAAATTACAGGAAATTATAAGGCAAGATTTGATCAAATGGGATTGATGCTGAGAATTGATAAAGACCATTACATCAAAGCCGGCGTCGAATTTGTAGACGGAAAATACAACCTTAGCACCGTTGTCACTCATACAACAAGTGACTGGAGCGTGATCACCTTAGATAAAACACCTCCCGCAGTTTGGATAAAAGCAGTAAGAAGGCTGGATGCAGTAGAAATTTTTTATTCTTTTGATGATAAAAATTATATCCTGATGCGTAATGCACATTTACAGGACAACACTCCTGTGATGGTTGGCTTAATGGCTGCGTGCCCGGACGGAAATGGCTTCAATGCAACTTTTGAGAATTTTAAAGTGAAGCATCTTCCCGATGAACGACGCTTACAATGGCTTGAAAACCATAAATAA
- a CDS encoding LysR substrate-binding domain-containing protein — protein MELRQIRYFLKAKELLNFTEAANHLFISQSTLSQQIKQLEDELGIPLFNRIGKRITLTEAGAVFSTYAEKSLLKSQEGFLALRDLKDLKIGELTIGVTYGMRSTLIEALIKFSVKYPGVRVNIVFGTTSELIEKLTHLELDFALTFAEGNKEKIFNYTPLFTSPMTLVASKKSDFKNKESITLKEITNLPLALPTKGYSTTKFVTEAFESNNLSPNILIEINDIPTLLELTKSGNWFTILAQTTVVGKDDLLTIPIKGKNMIRTAMLISLKDAYEKKAMTVFYTFLIVQ, from the coding sequence ATGGAACTCAGACAAATTCGTTATTTTCTTAAAGCCAAAGAATTGCTTAATTTTACGGAAGCGGCCAATCATTTATTTATAAGTCAGAGCACGCTTTCGCAGCAGATCAAACAGCTTGAAGATGAATTGGGAATTCCTTTATTTAATAGGATAGGGAAGCGTATTACATTAACGGAAGCCGGAGCTGTGTTTTCAACATACGCCGAAAAAAGTCTTCTAAAATCGCAGGAAGGTTTTTTGGCTTTACGAGATTTAAAAGATCTTAAAATCGGTGAGCTTACAATTGGCGTTACTTACGGGATGCGTTCTACTTTGATTGAGGCTCTCATTAAGTTTTCTGTAAAATATCCGGGCGTGAGAGTAAACATTGTTTTTGGAACCACTTCCGAATTAATCGAAAAATTGACTCATCTTGAACTGGATTTTGCCCTTACTTTTGCTGAAGGGAATAAGGAAAAGATATTTAATTACACGCCGCTTTTTACGTCACCAATGACTTTGGTTGCTTCAAAAAAATCTGATTTTAAAAATAAAGAAAGTATTACGTTAAAAGAAATCACGAATTTGCCACTTGCATTGCCTACAAAAGGGTACAGCACAACAAAATTTGTTACCGAAGCCTTTGAAAGTAATAATTTGTCACCCAATATTTTAATTGAAATTAATGATATTCCTACCTTGCTTGAGCTTACTAAAAGCGGAAATTGGTTTACCATTTTAGCACAAACAACAGTGGTGGGGAAAGACGATCTCCTCACTATCCCGATTAAAGGGAAAAATATGATCCGTACGGCAATGCTTATCTCCTTAAAAGATGCCTACGAAAAGAAAGCAATGACTGTTTTCTATACTTTTCTTATTGTTCAATAA
- a CDS encoding helix-turn-helix domain-containing protein, producing the protein MIITDPIKLQKIEKHKKDLVHYYVILMSAVLFIYALIFTFYIPDKTISWYLYGGAFFLSYSYFIIRKNYSINILVHTYIILASLYNFYIMLAFWNNSVASFVWLMPIPLAAYVFFNRKYVIIYSAFIFVNIILAYLVSKNFDFNFQEHTKEDVKLTDTFLVISNVAILSLIIYFKDKIRREEIYHEIEQKQQSEPRITVSVEKDPAFGDGLFERIENMMTEKHSYKDVNFNISKLSTELEVNSTYISKAIRQHGFPNFNNYLNIHRINCVKKLLNENDLEKVTLMYIYTEAGFSNQSTFNRVFKQIEKITPSEYINTLQAINAPENI; encoded by the coding sequence ATGATAATTACAGATCCGATAAAACTTCAAAAAATAGAGAAACATAAAAAAGATCTCGTACATTATTATGTCATCTTAATGTCGGCTGTGCTTTTTATATATGCTCTTATTTTTACGTTTTATATTCCGGATAAGACGATCTCATGGTATCTTTATGGCGGAGCATTTTTTCTGTCGTATTCTTATTTTATCATTCGTAAAAATTATTCTATCAATATTCTGGTTCATACCTATATTATTCTTGCGTCTTTATATAATTTCTACATTATGCTTGCCTTTTGGAATAATTCTGTGGCAAGCTTCGTTTGGCTTATGCCTATTCCTTTGGCTGCATATGTGTTTTTTAACAGGAAATATGTAATTATTTACAGCGCATTTATCTTTGTTAATATTATTTTAGCCTATTTGGTTTCTAAAAATTTTGATTTTAATTTTCAGGAGCATACTAAAGAGGATGTAAAACTGACGGATACTTTTTTAGTGATTTCTAACGTTGCCATACTTTCACTGATCATTTATTTTAAAGACAAAATAAGACGAGAAGAAATTTATCATGAGATTGAACAAAAGCAGCAATCTGAACCGAGAATAACCGTATCTGTAGAAAAAGATCCTGCATTTGGAGATGGACTGTTTGAGAGAATAGAAAATATGATGACAGAAAAACACTCTTATAAAGATGTTAATTTTAATATTTCAAAACTGTCTACAGAGCTGGAAGTTAACAGCACGTATATTTCAAAAGCGATCAGACAGCACGGTTTTCCAAATTTTAATAATTACTTGAATATTCACCGTATCAATTGTGTGAAAAAACTGCTGAATGAAAATGATCTTGAAAAAGTGACCTTAATGTATATTTACACGGAGGCAGGATTTTCGAATCAGTCAACTTTTAATCGTGTTTTTAAGCAAATTGAAAAAATTACGCCTTCCGAATATATCAATACTTTGCAAGCGATCAATGCTCCAGAAAATATTTGA
- a CDS encoding MFS transporter codes for MIIPEKADKSSKRFRYIKLCIFLSGLSVFAQLYLFQPLLPMVAEHFHTTVGDSSLLVSSATIGMALGLFFFAFKADSYSRKKLMIFSLLSSAVLTIISSWVQSLPLLIAIGVIKGFVISGVSSVALAYLTEEVELSVVALAISMYLSGNTIGGMSGRILATIIAGELGWRNAVLIIGIESLLLGLLFWKFFPSSKFFNPQKTDYSLKMKQMMKFLTDSYMLRLYLIAALLMGSFVSVYNYLTFRLESEPFSLNHFWIAFIFLMYTFGVFGTMITSRLSNKTDRKNILKGSILFMLAGILFLLSENIYIVIFGLGLFTLSFFAAHTMASQMTALRAKEGKSSATSIYWLFYYFGSSILGSGTGYILHATSWKFFIFFLIFSIIIAFSLTIDKISRK; via the coding sequence ATGATCATACCTGAAAAAGCAGACAAAAGCAGTAAACGTTTCCGATATATAAAACTTTGTATCTTTCTTTCGGGGCTTTCTGTATTTGCTCAACTTTATCTTTTTCAGCCTTTGTTACCGATGGTTGCAGAGCATTTTCATACAACTGTTGGCGACAGTTCTCTACTCGTTTCGTCCGCTACAATAGGAATGGCTTTGGGATTATTCTTTTTTGCCTTTAAAGCTGATAGTTATTCAAGGAAAAAACTGATGATCTTTTCATTGCTTTCTTCTGCTGTACTGACAATTATTTCAAGTTGGGTTCAAAGTTTACCTTTATTAATCGCGATTGGTGTTATAAAAGGTTTTGTGATTTCAGGAGTTTCGTCGGTTGCACTTGCTTATCTTACGGAAGAAGTTGAACTTTCTGTGGTGGCTTTGGCCATCAGCATGTATCTCAGCGGAAATACCATCGGCGGGATGAGCGGAAGAATTTTAGCAACCATAATCGCTGGAGAATTGGGCTGGAGAAATGCCGTTTTGATTATCGGAATTGAAAGTTTACTATTAGGTTTACTCTTTTGGAAATTTTTCCCGAGTTCAAAGTTTTTTAATCCTCAAAAAACAGATTACTCTCTGAAAATGAAGCAAATGATGAAGTTTCTTACGGATTCTTATATGCTTCGTCTATACCTAATTGCAGCACTTCTGATGGGAAGCTTTGTGAGCGTTTATAATTATCTTACGTTTCGATTGGAATCTGAACCATTTTCATTAAATCATTTTTGGATTGCTTTTATATTTCTGATGTATACTTTCGGGGTTTTCGGGACGATGATCACAAGCAGGTTATCAAATAAAACAGACCGGAAAAATATTCTGAAAGGTTCTATCCTATTCATGCTTGCCGGAATTTTATTTTTACTTTCTGAAAATATTTATATTGTGATTTTCGGGCTTGGATTATTTACCCTTTCATTTTTTGCAGCACATACAATGGCAAGTCAGATGACGGCTTTACGTGCAAAGGAAGGAAAATCTTCTGCAACGTCTATTTACTGGCTTTTTTATTATTTTGGTTCAAGCATTTTAGGAAGTGGTACAGGCTATATTCTCCATGCAACTTCTTGGAAATTCTTTATTTTCTTCCTTATTTTTTCTATTATCATTGCTTTTTCACTTACTATTGATAAGATTTCCCGTAAATAA
- a CDS encoding DUF4041 domain-containing protein, with protein MGIVLIIIFFCLMMFAFMKSGNIKKELAKKDAQIARLNLEINQLKNEISGHQTDKRSLNDKIQRLRAELSNLQIDKRSIEEKNIQLKNNNDALSKYQDILNIQVECEYLLKKAEKDSIKLKENAQLELDTAQQQSRESRRITREYTEKRTREVELLYENAVRESQRIIENAENKAESIGGDAYRSLREADLIADRIKAMKNVIKGYGNEYIIPTYTLLDELADDFSHKEAGENIKKLRLNNKLMITNRQAGLCEYVDEYRKNIAIDFVIDAYNGKVESILSTVKKDNYGILKQKINDAFQLVNFNGEAFRKARISNIYHEARLEELKWAVVAQELRWQEQEEQRQIREQIREEEKARKEFEKAIKDAEKEEQTLKRLIEKAESQVSRANEEEKLLFQQKLEELQNKLEQAEEKNQRAISMAQQTRSGNVYVISNIGSFGEDIYKIGMTRRLEPLDRVRELGDASVPFEFDVHAMIYSDDAPTLERQLHKKFMKSQLNKINPRKEFFKLGINDIKNYIETIGIGCKWTLAAEAKQYRETLKLEEEMRTNKQLEAEWEQYQEEVDPVSYEEVLVEE; from the coding sequence ATGGGAATTGTATTAATCATTATTTTCTTTTGTTTGATGATGTTTGCTTTCATGAAATCAGGCAATATCAAGAAAGAACTAGCTAAAAAAGATGCTCAGATAGCTCGTCTGAATTTGGAAATTAATCAGTTAAAAAATGAAATATCCGGTCATCAGACTGATAAAAGATCATTAAATGACAAAATTCAGAGATTGAGAGCGGAATTATCTAACCTTCAAATTGATAAAAGATCTATCGAAGAAAAAAATATTCAACTTAAAAATAATAACGATGCTTTAAGCAAATATCAGGATATCCTCAATATTCAAGTAGAATGCGAATATCTTTTAAAAAAAGCTGAAAAAGACAGTATAAAATTAAAAGAAAATGCACAGCTGGAATTAGATACTGCTCAACAACAATCGAGAGAATCCCGTAGAATTACACGAGAATACACCGAAAAACGTACCAGAGAAGTAGAATTATTGTATGAAAATGCCGTAAGAGAGTCTCAACGAATCATCGAAAATGCAGAAAACAAAGCAGAATCAATTGGTGGTGACGCTTATCGCAGTCTGAGAGAAGCAGATCTTATTGCAGATCGAATTAAAGCAATGAAAAATGTTATTAAAGGATACGGAAATGAATATATCATTCCAACATATACTTTGTTAGACGAGCTTGCAGACGATTTCAGTCATAAAGAAGCCGGAGAGAATATTAAAAAACTTCGTTTAAACAACAAATTAATGATCACAAACAGACAGGCAGGTCTTTGTGAATATGTTGATGAATATAGGAAAAATATTGCTATAGATTTTGTAATTGATGCTTACAACGGAAAAGTAGAAAGTATTTTATCTACTGTAAAAAAAGATAATTATGGAATTCTTAAACAAAAAATAAATGACGCTTTTCAATTGGTTAATTTTAATGGAGAAGCATTCAGGAAAGCTAGAATTTCCAATATTTATCATGAAGCAAGGCTTGAAGAGCTTAAATGGGCAGTCGTAGCACAAGAGCTAAGATGGCAGGAACAGGAAGAACAAAGACAAATTCGTGAGCAGATAAGAGAAGAAGAAAAAGCCCGTAAAGAATTTGAAAAAGCAATAAAAGATGCTGAAAAAGAAGAGCAAACCTTAAAAAGACTGATTGAAAAAGCTGAGTCTCAGGTTTCCAGAGCAAATGAAGAGGAAAAACTACTTTTCCAACAAAAATTAGAAGAGCTACAAAATAAACTCGAACAAGCTGAAGAGAAAAACCAAAGAGCAATTTCAATGGCTCAGCAGACAAGATCGGGAAATGTGTATGTTATTTCAAATATAGGATCATTTGGGGAAGATATTTATAAAATAGGAATGACAAGACGTTTAGAGCCATTGGATCGCGTAAGAGAACTTGGAGATGCGAGCGTTCCGTTTGAGTTTGATGTGCATGCAATGATCTATTCTGATGATGCTCCGACGTTGGAAAGACAGCTTCATAAGAAATTTATGAAAAGCCAGCTTAATAAAATAAATCCTAGAAAAGAATTCTTTAAACTAGGTATTAATGATATTAAAAATTACATCGAAACCATCGGAATTGGCTGTAAATGGACATTAGCTGCCGAAGCAAAACAATACAGAGAAACTCTGAAACTTGAGGAAGAAATGCGAACCAACAAACAGCTTGAAGCAGAATGGGAGCAATATCAGGAAGAAGTAGATCCCGTAAGCTATGAAGAAGTTTTAGTTGAAGAATAA
- a CDS encoding glycohydrolase toxin TNT-related protein, with translation MKNLFKYVLFLSVTLLSVSCSSDNDEVIDETGGVTHVFYKNADEFALTYDTGGTVSQPIRNQAFDLYKLGKWSELETLFKTNNLNGGWPPANGGYNIVDEVPLTMGQKFDRYSGAIGNYTGTGIPNLGGSFTSPIVNGYVYTFSQRALNQEENKYDFYYEIDVLNNLLPFKSQTADVIPWFGQVGKGKQTMWKISIDPATGYQKTWNKLAQEGYIKVTIKKSPSGKYNNLAGTVIQ, from the coding sequence ATGAAAAATCTTTTTAAGTATGTCTTATTTTTATCGGTCACATTATTGTCAGTTTCTTGTAGTTCAGATAATGATGAAGTTATTGATGAAACGGGAGGTGTTACCCATGTATTCTATAAAAATGCAGATGAATTTGCTTTAACGTATGACACAGGCGGAACGGTGAGTCAGCCAATTAGAAATCAGGCATTTGATCTGTACAAGCTAGGGAAATGGAGCGAATTAGAAACTTTATTTAAAACCAATAATCTCAATGGCGGATGGCCACCTGCAAACGGCGGATACAATATCGTTGACGAAGTTCCTCTTACAATGGGGCAAAAATTTGACAGATACAGCGGAGCAATCGGTAACTACACTGGAACTGGAATACCCAATTTGGGAGGAAGTTTTACAAGCCCGATCGTAAACGGATATGTGTATACTTTTAGTCAAAGAGCTTTGAATCAAGAAGAAAATAAATATGATTTCTACTACGAGATTGATGTTTTGAATAATTTATTACCTTTCAAATCTCAAACGGCAGATGTTATTCCTTGGTTCGGTCAGGTGGGAAAAGGGAAACAAACGATGTGGAAAATTTCAATAGATCCTGCAACTGGTTATCAGAAAACATGGAATAAACTGGCGCAGGAAGGTTATATAAAAGTTACCATCAAAAAAAGTCCGAGCGGAAAATACAATAACTTAGCAGGGACGGTTATTCAGTAA
- a CDS encoding SDR family oxidoreductase codes for MAKVFLITGASRGFGKIWAEKFLKRGDKVVATARNTNDLKDLVDQYGENVFPLQLDVTDRNAAFETVKKANEHFGRIDILINNAGYGLFGAVEETTEEQARGQMETNFFGTLWMTQAVLPIMRAQKSGHIIQVSSYLGLITLPILGLYNASKFAVEGFSETLATEVSGFGIKISLVEPNGFATDWSGASAVQTESIDVYNPIKEAFMASATPDIFGDPEATADAIVKLVDAENPPLRLLLGKMAYPSVKKVYEERLAGFEEWKEVSEAAHGK; via the coding sequence ATGGCAAAAGTATTTTTGATAACAGGAGCATCAAGAGGATTTGGAAAAATCTGGGCTGAAAAATTTTTAAAAAGAGGTGATAAAGTTGTCGCAACAGCAAGAAATACAAATGATCTGAAAGATCTGGTAGATCAATACGGAGAAAATGTATTTCCATTGCAATTGGATGTTACAGATCGTAACGCTGCTTTTGAAACCGTAAAAAAAGCAAACGAGCATTTCGGAAGAATTGATATTTTGATTAATAATGCAGGTTATGGACTTTTCGGAGCGGTTGAAGAAACAACAGAAGAGCAGGCGAGAGGTCAGATGGAAACAAACTTTTTTGGAACTTTGTGGATGACACAGGCTGTTCTTCCGATCATGAGAGCGCAGAAATCGGGTCATATTATTCAGGTTTCAAGTTATTTGGGATTGATAACATTGCCGATTTTAGGTTTGTACAATGCTTCAAAATTTGCTGTAGAAGGCTTTAGTGAAACATTGGCAACAGAAGTTTCAGGATTTGGAATTAAAATTTCTTTAGTAGAACCCAACGGTTTTGCTACAGATTGGTCGGGTGCTTCGGCTGTTCAGACGGAGTCTATTGATGTTTATAATCCAATCAAAGAAGCGTTTATGGCAAGTGCAACTCCTGATATTTTCGGAGATCCTGAAGCAACTGCCGATGCTATCGTAAAATTGGTTGATGCTGAAAATCCTCCATTGAGATTATTGCTTGGGAAAATGGCTTATCCAAGTGTGAAAAAGGTCTATGAGGAACGTCTTGCCGGATTTGAAGAGTGGAAAGAGGTTTCCGAAGCTGCTCATGGTAAGTAA
- a CDS encoding winged helix-turn-helix transcriptional regulator: MKDISHRSTCPVSFSLDFFGDKWTLLIVRDMILKGYTTFGDFQQSDEGIATNILTDRLKMLEKYGFVIKYPLAGKARTGYCLTEKGISLIPVVIELAIWGSDSECTEGTLNVAPKIEKGKDAYIQQLKKELTATLEAKKLLIAK; the protein is encoded by the coding sequence ATGAAAGATATATCACATCGCTCAACATGCCCTGTCAGCTTTTCACTCGATTTTTTTGGTGATAAATGGACTTTGCTTATTGTAAGAGATATGATCTTAAAAGGATATACAACTTTTGGAGATTTTCAGCAATCCGACGAAGGTATTGCTACGAATATACTGACTGACAGGTTAAAAATGCTGGAGAAATACGGTTTTGTAATAAAATATCCGTTGGCAGGAAAAGCCCGTACAGGATATTGCCTTACAGAAAAAGGAATAAGTCTTATTCCCGTTGTTATTGAATTGGCGATTTGGGGATCAGATTCTGAATGCACGGAAGGCACTTTAAATGTCGCCCCGAAAATTGAAAAAGGGAAAGACGCTTACATTCAACAATTAAAAAAAGAATTGACTGCAACTTTAGAAGCAAAAAAACTGTTGATTGCAAAATAG
- a CDS encoding GNAT family N-acetyltransferase — MKLNFPNVKGEKITLRQISDSDIKDIVEISFYDAIQAKTSAEARQMQAKIDEDCANGDSIHWCIVDNSTDKIVGTCGYYRGLKDGEGELGCILLPKYYGKGYMTDAMKLAIDYGLNTMRLKRIWAATSQQNSKAIQLLERLNFKKIADLDDNEIEYELSK, encoded by the coding sequence ATGAAACTCAATTTCCCAAATGTAAAAGGTGAGAAAATAACTTTACGACAGATCTCAGATTCAGATATTAAAGATATTGTGGAGATTTCTTTCTATGATGCAATTCAGGCAAAAACATCAGCAGAAGCAAGACAAATGCAAGCTAAAATCGATGAAGATTGCGCGAATGGAGATTCAATTCATTGGTGTATTGTAGATAATTCAACCGATAAAATCGTTGGAACTTGCGGTTATTATCGCGGACTGAAAGATGGCGAAGGTGAACTGGGATGTATTCTTTTACCAAAATATTATGGAAAAGGTTATATGACTGATGCAATGAAGTTGGCCATTGATTATGGACTGAATACGATGCGTTTAAAACGTATCTGGGCTGCAACAAGCCAGCAGAATAGCAAAGCGATACAACTTCTTGAGCGACTTAATTTTAAGAAAATTGCAGATTTAGACGATAATGAAATTGAATATGAATTATCAAAGTAA